From Nicotiana tabacum cultivar K326 chromosome 15, ASM71507v2, whole genome shotgun sequence, the proteins below share one genomic window:
- the LOC107778996 gene encoding uncharacterized protein LOC107778996 isoform X1, which yields MNDDKEATFSERNCSTEFQSPQQMDWLRIQDSLKRQLITEDDFKWRLPPKINEREKEGSNCEILLKYVGGVDLSFSKEDSSIACGALVVLDFQTLKVVYEDSSIVRLHIPYLPGFLAFREAPVLLELLDKMKKNAHPFYPQLLMVDGNGLLHPRGFGLACHIGVLADLPTVGVGKNLHHVDGLTQSRVREIRQAADSPENVLPLIGDSGCTWGAAIQSSQGSLKPIFISVGHRVSLATAIETVKMTCRFRVPEPIRQADIRSRERLRNHQ from the exons ATGAACGATGACAAGGAAGCCACTTTTTCAGAGCGTAATTGCTCTACTGAATTTCAGAGTCCACAACAAATGGATTGG CTCAGAATTCAAGATTCTTTAAAGAGACAATTGATCACTGAAGATGACTTCAAATGGAGATTACCCCCCAaaataaatgaaagagaaaaagaaggaagTAATTGTGAAATACTACTGAAGTATGTTGGTGGGGTTGACTTAAGCTTCTCAAAAGAAGACTCATCGATTGCCTGTGGTGCACTTGTTGTTTTGGACTTTCAGACCCTCAAAGTTGTTTATGAAGATTCTTCTATTGTTAGACTTCACATTCCATATCTTCCTGGCTTCCTTGCCTTCAGAGAG GCTCCTGTACTCCTGGAGCTTTTGgataaaatgaagaaaaatgctcATCCTTTCTACCCGCAG CTACTGATGGTTGATGGCAATGGATTGCTTCATCCTCGAG GTTTTGGTTTGGCTTGTCATATTGGTGTCTTAGCTGATCTTCCTACTGTTGGAGTGGGAAAGAAT TTGCACCATGTGGATGGTCTTACACAATCTAGGGTAAGAGAAATCCGTCAAGCGGCGGACTCTCCTGAAAATGTCTTACCCCTAATTGGGGACTCTGGATGTACCTGGGGAGCG GCAATTCAATCATCTCAGGGCTCATTGAAGCCCATATTCATTTCAGTTGGTCACCGTGTATCTCTTGCCACTGCCATTGAAACTGTGAAGATGACCTGCAGATTTCGTGTTCCAGAGCCCATCCGACAG GCTGATATAAGATCAAGGGAGCGCCTCAGGAACCATCAGTAA
- the LOC107778996 gene encoding uncharacterized protein LOC107778996 isoform X3, producing MNDDKEATFSERNCSTEFQSPQQMDWLRIQDSLKRQLITEDDFKWRLPPKINEREKEGSNCEILLKYVGGVDLSFSKEDSSIACGALVVLDFQTLKVVYEDSSIVRLHIPYLPGFLAFREAPVLLELLDKMKKNAHPFYPQLLMVDGNGLLHPRGFGLACHIGVLADLPTVGVGKNAIQSSQGSLKPIFISVGHRVSLATAIETVKMTCRFRVPEPIRQADIRSRERLRNHQ from the exons ATGAACGATGACAAGGAAGCCACTTTTTCAGAGCGTAATTGCTCTACTGAATTTCAGAGTCCACAACAAATGGATTGG CTCAGAATTCAAGATTCTTTAAAGAGACAATTGATCACTGAAGATGACTTCAAATGGAGATTACCCCCCAaaataaatgaaagagaaaaagaaggaagTAATTGTGAAATACTACTGAAGTATGTTGGTGGGGTTGACTTAAGCTTCTCAAAAGAAGACTCATCGATTGCCTGTGGTGCACTTGTTGTTTTGGACTTTCAGACCCTCAAAGTTGTTTATGAAGATTCTTCTATTGTTAGACTTCACATTCCATATCTTCCTGGCTTCCTTGCCTTCAGAGAG GCTCCTGTACTCCTGGAGCTTTTGgataaaatgaagaaaaatgctcATCCTTTCTACCCGCAG CTACTGATGGTTGATGGCAATGGATTGCTTCATCCTCGAG GTTTTGGTTTGGCTTGTCATATTGGTGTCTTAGCTGATCTTCCTACTGTTGGAGTGGGAAAGAAT GCAATTCAATCATCTCAGGGCTCATTGAAGCCCATATTCATTTCAGTTGGTCACCGTGTATCTCTTGCCACTGCCATTGAAACTGTGAAGATGACCTGCAGATTTCGTGTTCCAGAGCCCATCCGACAG GCTGATATAAGATCAAGGGAGCGCCTCAGGAACCATCAGTAA
- the LOC107778996 gene encoding uncharacterized protein LOC107778996 isoform X2 has product MTRKPLFQSVIALLNFRVHNKWIGIQDSLKRQLITEDDFKWRLPPKINEREKEGSNCEILLKYVGGVDLSFSKEDSSIACGALVVLDFQTLKVVYEDSSIVRLHIPYLPGFLAFREAPVLLELLDKMKKNAHPFYPQLLMVDGNGLLHPRGFGLACHIGVLADLPTVGVGKNLHHVDGLTQSRVREIRQAADSPENVLPLIGDSGCTWGAAIQSSQGSLKPIFISVGHRVSLATAIETVKMTCRFRVPEPIRQADIRSRERLRNHQ; this is encoded by the exons ATGACAAGGAAGCCACTTTTTCAGAGCGTAATTGCTCTACTGAATTTCAGAGTCCACAACAAATGGATTGG AATTCAAGATTCTTTAAAGAGACAATTGATCACTGAAGATGACTTCAAATGGAGATTACCCCCCAaaataaatgaaagagaaaaagaaggaagTAATTGTGAAATACTACTGAAGTATGTTGGTGGGGTTGACTTAAGCTTCTCAAAAGAAGACTCATCGATTGCCTGTGGTGCACTTGTTGTTTTGGACTTTCAGACCCTCAAAGTTGTTTATGAAGATTCTTCTATTGTTAGACTTCACATTCCATATCTTCCTGGCTTCCTTGCCTTCAGAGAG GCTCCTGTACTCCTGGAGCTTTTGgataaaatgaagaaaaatgctcATCCTTTCTACCCGCAG CTACTGATGGTTGATGGCAATGGATTGCTTCATCCTCGAG GTTTTGGTTTGGCTTGTCATATTGGTGTCTTAGCTGATCTTCCTACTGTTGGAGTGGGAAAGAAT TTGCACCATGTGGATGGTCTTACACAATCTAGGGTAAGAGAAATCCGTCAAGCGGCGGACTCTCCTGAAAATGTCTTACCCCTAATTGGGGACTCTGGATGTACCTGGGGAGCG GCAATTCAATCATCTCAGGGCTCATTGAAGCCCATATTCATTTCAGTTGGTCACCGTGTATCTCTTGCCACTGCCATTGAAACTGTGAAGATGACCTGCAGATTTCGTGTTCCAGAGCCCATCCGACAG GCTGATATAAGATCAAGGGAGCGCCTCAGGAACCATCAGTAA